Part of the Candidatus Eisenbacteria bacterium genome is shown below.
GCCGTCGTCTCCGACAACCGGAGCGCCGACGGTTCGGTCATGCTCACGGTCTCGGGCGAGCGCGTCGCGACCAGCGGCGCCTGCGACAACGGGACGACCGGCTTCGCGACCTCGTACTCGACCACGATCGTGTGCGACGGGCCGGGGATCGTGAAGTGCGGGCGCGTGCCGGGGCTCGCGCCGGGCCTCTGGATCCACCGCGTGACCGCCCAGGTCGCGGGCTCGGCCTTCCAGGTGCAGGCGCAGCGCGGTGTCATCCTGGGCGGTCCGGGCTCGCTCGTGTCGAACGTCGTCGAGTGGACGATCTTCGGGCGGAGCTTCGTCGTGACGCAGGCGACCGACGCGAGCCTGTTCGCGCAGCTCGATGCCGCGCAGGCCTACACCGCGTCGAGCGGTCGCCCGGCGCTCGTCCGCTTCGATCGGAACACGTTCCCCGGAGCCGGGTCGCCGCAGACGATCGCCGTGAAGCCGGCGTGCCTCACGCAGGACGACGCGATCTGCACTCCCGACCACCGCGCTACGGGCTACTGCCTGGAGGGGTCGGACGTGACGGTCGACGCGCTCGACAACGACGCGCTGCCGGGCGCTGTCGTCGTCGATGCCGGTACGTGTACCCGCTCGCTTCTTCGCATCTACGGGAGCGACAACGTGCTGCGCGGCCTCGTGCTGCGCGGTAGCCAGAAGCAGAGCCCCGTGACGGCGATCGACACCATCGCCATCTCCGGACTGGGTGCCCGTCGCAACCGGCTCGAGGAGTGCACGGTGGTGGGTCCGACCCTCGGCGACGCGATCAGCGTCGAAGCCAACGCCGGAGCCCCCGACGGTCTGCCCGACCCGGAGAACGTGATCACCGGGGGCGAGATCACCGGCGCCGAGGACAAGGGCATCAAGGTCGTCGGCGGCGGCATGGCGCACGTCGAGCGGAGCTGCATCCACGACAACGCCAACGGCGGCATCCAGGCGACGCTCGGCGGCACCGTCACGGCGATCGAGAACGTGGTGCAGCACAACGTCGGCGGCGCGGCACAGAACGGCCTCTTCGTCGGCGTGCCCGAGACGGTGGGGGCTGCGAACGCGCTCACCACGCGCGGCAACGTCGTCCGCTTCAACGGCAACCGTGGCATCTCGGTCGTGAACAACGGCGCTGCCGTCCTGGTCGGCGACGTCGTCGCCAACAACTACCAGGCCGGCATCCGGGTCGAGACGACGCTGCCGAACGTCCATCCGACGGCGAGCGTTCGGGGCGCCGGCTTCACGTGCAACTACGCGCCGGGTGCGTGCTTCAACTCCCCCGGCGCGTTCTGCCGGGAAGACGGGGAGTGCACGTCGGGATGCATCCCGGGTGGCGGAGCTGCGAGGGGCGTCGGGGCGGCGCTCGCAGCGTGCACCGATCCGGGCTGCCAGGAGCCGAGCGTCGACTTCGGGACGAGCGCCGGCACCGCCGGTCGCAACGCGCTCGCGCTCAACGCCAATCCCATGGGCCTCCCGCCGGGCGGCATCAACTTCAGCAGCGCGCTCACCGCCGGCCCGATCGCCGCGGCGGGCAATCAATGGGAGCACTGCGACACGCCGGCGCCCGATCCGATGGATCCGAACGCCTGCTACGTCGACCAGGCCCAGATGCTCGACGTCCGCCTCGGACCGGGCGCGGCGGGCGTCGATCTCGGCGCGCCGCCGAGCCCGCGACACGGCCCGACGCCGGTCGTGACGGCGATCACGCCCCCGCGTCCGTACGCCGGGCAGCTCGTGCGCGTCTACGGCGGGCCGTTCAACGCCGTCGACGGCGCCGCCTGCCAGCCGAACGGGCTCCCTGCCGATGCGTGCAGCGCCGAGAACTCCGCCGTCGCGACGACCAACGCCGCCGCGGTCGAGGGCAATCGCGTGACGGTCACGATCGGCGGGCAGGCGCTGGCGGCCGAGGTCCATCAGGTCACGCCCGGCATGCTCGTCTTCAAGATGCCGGTCGACTGCTTCGCGCAGGCCGTGTTCACGGTCGCGCGCGGCAGCGCGACGAGCAATCCCGTCATGATCTGCGATCCGGACGGCTGCGCCGACCGGCCCGTCGGCGCTCCCTGCGACGACGACAGCGTGTGCTCGGACGGCGACGTCTGCGGGCTCGACGGCATGTGCAAGAATGGCCCCGCAATCCCCTGCGGGGGCCAATGCGTGCTCGCTGCGTGCGATCCGCTGACGGGCTGCATGCCCGCGCCGGCCGACACACCCTGCGAGGACGGCGATCCGTGCACGGCCGGCGACCATTGCACCGGAAGCGACCTCGCGTGCGAGTCGGGCGGGCCGAACCCATGCGTGGGGCAGTGCCTCACCGGCACGTGCGACCCCCTCGTCGGTTGCCGGCCTGCGGACGAGCTCACGTCGTGCGACGACGGCGACGCCTGCACGACCGGCGATCACTGCACGGGGTTCGATGGGGGCTGTACCGGCAAGCTCGTGGACTGCGACGACGGCAAGGAGTGCACCTTCGATTTCTGCGATCCGGCCTCCGGCTGCCTGCACGAGGACCTCGATCCGGGCACGCCGTGCACCACGAACGACGCCTGTCATCCGGGCAGCGCCTGCCGCGCGGGGGAGTGCGATCCGGGAGGGGCGATCTCGTGCGACGACGGCGACGCGTGCACCGTCGACGTTTGTGAGCCCGAATCCGGCTGCACCAATACGCCGCCGCCCGGCATTCTCGCCACCACCTGCCACTTCGACCGGCTCCGCGCGCTGGTTGGTCGCGTGCCAGCGTCGTCGGCCGCGCTGGCGAAGAAGCTCGGCGCGCGCATCGGCTGCAGCGAGGATCGCGTCACGGCCGCGGCAGGCGCGCCGGCCGGGTCGCGGCGACAGAAGCGTCTGGCGCGCCGTGGGCTGCGTTGCGCGAGCCGCGTCGTCGACCTCGCCCGCAATGCGAAGGGCCTCGAGGCGACGCTGCAGCAGGCACTCGTCGGCGAGGCCGAGACCACCCGCGACGCGATCCGCGCTACCTTTCGACTTCCCTGAGCCTACTTCGGCTCGCAGTGCTCCCGGCTGGGCGTCGTGCGCTCGCACGCCATCGTACGCGTGACGCCCGAGGCGAGCTGCGCGCAGGTGTTGTTGACCGCCGCCTGCCGGGCCTCTCCCTCGCTGTTCCCGTCGACCGAGCGGCACGCCTCCTGTCCTTCGAACGTGATGCACACCTCGCATCGCACGCCACCCACCTGGAAGCTCGAGTAGACGACGAAGCCGATGATGGCCGTGAGCCCGGCCAGCGAGACCCAGGACGTCCACTTCATGGGTGGCTGGGCTCGACGCCGGCGTCGCCGCCCTGGGCGGTCGTGTAGGCGGCGGGCGCTTGCCCGCTCAGGGGCCCCGCGCCGAGGTCGTGCCCGCAGGCATCGCAGAAGGCGCTGTCGCCGGGAACGCCGGCGCCGCACGAGGGGCAGGCGCGCGGCAGGCCGGCTCCACACGCTCGGCGGAAGCGTGCAGTGGCTCGGTTCTCCACCCCGCAGCCCGGGCAGTCCACGCCGCACCATACGGCCCCGGCCGGGAGCGGGGCAAGCTCGGACGGCGGCGCCGTCAGATGCAGGCGAGCGAGCGGCGCAGCGTGCGGATGTCGTTCGTGAGCGGCGTCAGCTGATCCAGCAGATCGGTCGCGACCGCGGACGGAATGATCTTGCGGCCGCTGCGCGACTTGACCTTCGCCGCCGCCGAGTTCGCGGCGCGCGCGGCCCCGTCGAGGGCGTTGCGTGCCGGATGCTCCCGCGCGCTCTCGCAGGCCGCGAAGGCGGCGTCCACCCGCGCGCGGGCCTTCTCGACGCGGCCGAGCAGACTGTCGTGGAGGCGGCCGAGGTCGGTCGAGTCGCCGATCTGGAGGACGAGCGCGTCGAGACGGCACGCGATCGAGTCGAAGGTGGCGCTCGCTGGGCACCCCGCCGGCAGGGTCGTGGTCGTCGTCGGCGCGACCGTCGAGGTGGTCGGCGCCGCGCTCGTGCTGGTGCTCGTCGACGTCGAGGTGGAGCTGGACGTCGAAGTGGACGTCGAGTTGGAGGTGCTCGTCGACGTCGTCGACGAGGTCGAGGAGGAGGTCGTGCTCGACGACGTGGAGGTGGTCGTCGGGGCGGTCGTCAGCGTCGTCGACGAGCTCGAGCTGCTGGTGGACGAGGAGGACGACGTGGTCGAGGACGTCGAAGTGGTCGTCGGCGAGCTGGTGGTCGAGCTCGACGTGGTTGGGGCCGACGTCGAGGTGGTCGTCGGGATCGTCGTGAGGGTCGTCGAGGAAGTCGAGGTGGTGGAGGACGAGGTGGTCGAGGACGAGGTCGTCGTACTGGTGGTCGACGACGTGGAGCTCGAGGTAGAGGACGACGTCGTCGTGCTCGTGGTCGAGCTTGTCGTGCTGGACGACGTGGTCGACGTCGAAGTCGAGGAGGTCGACGTGGACGACGAGGTGGTCGAGCTAGACGACGTCGAGCTCGTGCTAGACGTGGACGGGGTCGTGGTCGTCGACGTGCTCGTCGTCGTCGCGCCGCACTCCGGGAGGTTCCCCACGCTGCCCGCGTTGTTCTGCGGCGACGGACATTGCAGCGCGAAATTCTGCGTGCCGGTCGCGCGCGTCTGGCTGTGCACGCCGTCGCCGAGCGGTCCGGTGACGACCGGCTCGATCGCGCCGGCCGGAAGCCAGTATATTTCCGTGACGAGTCGAGTAAGAAGGGAGGCGCATGGGGCATTCGGTCTTGGTCGGCTCGGCGTTCGTCGCGCAGTACCCCGAAGGCGGCGGCAATTTCTGGGTCCCGCTCCAGTACCTGCTCGGCTTGCGCGACCTCGGCTACGACGCGTGGTGGCTCGAATATCTGTGGACGCGCGGCGATGCGGCTCTCGATCGCGCATACATCGACACGTTCCTCGCGCATGTACGTGATCTCGGCGTCGGTGATCGCGTGATCCTCGGGTACCTTTCGACGGGAACGCGCGAGGAGCCGGCGGGCCCACCGCAGTACTTCGGCGCGACCGAGGGCGAGCTCGCGGCACGCCGCCGCGACGCGCTGCTCTTGAACCTCGCGCACAGTCTGACGGCGCCGCTGCGCGAGGGGTTCGCGCGCACAGCGCTCTTCGACCTCGACCCCGGCACGTTCCAGATCTGGGCGCACCAGTGGGACATGGGCGTCGGCAAGCACGACGCGCACGTGACCATCGGCAGGCATCTGGGCGAGCCCGACTCCCCGGTTCCGCTCTACGGCGTCGCGTGGGGGCGTGTGTGGCCGGCGGTGCACCTGCCGTCGTGGCCGTGTCAGGCGCAGCTCCGCGCCGGGGAGGGCGCGTACACGACGGTCACGCAGTGGTGGAACAACCAGTATGCGTTCCTCGGCGACGAGACCTACGACTGCAACAAGCGCGCGGGCTTCCTCCCGCTCATGCCGCTCCCGGAGCGCTGCGGTGTGCGGATCGAGATCGCCGCCAACCTCCACGCGAACGAGCTCGAGGACCGTGCGCTCCTCGCACGCAGCGGCTGGCATCTCGTCGACCCTGGCGCGGTCGCCGGCACGCCGCGAACCTTTCGTCGCTACGTGCAGACGTCGCGCGGCGAGATCAGCGCCGCCAAGCCGGCCTACGTGAAGGCGCGCGCGGGCTGGATCAGCGATCGCACGATCTGCTACCTCGCGAGCGGACGGCCGTGCGTGGTCGAGGCGACGGGCGCGGAAGCGCACCTGCCGCCGTCGAAGGGCTTGCGCTTCTTCCGGACGCTGGACGAGGCGGCCGACGCGATTCGGGCCATCGAGGGCGACTATCCGGCCGCGTGCCGGGCCGCCCGCCACCTCGCCGAGGAGGTGTTCGCGACGCGCGTGGTGGTCCCCGAGCTGCTGCGCGCGGCCGGCGCTTGACGTCCGGGGCGGTAGCTCGATAGCTCGGCGCGAATGCCGGGCCTCGCCGACGAGCTGGTGGTGGGCGCGATCGACATGCACTGCCACCACGGTCCGGACCCGCATCGCGCGCGCAGCGTCGACGCGATGGAGGCGGCGCAGGAGGCCGATGTGCAGGGGCTCGCGGCGATCGTCCTCAAGAGCCACGCCTATCCGACGGGGCCGGTTGCGATTCTCATGCAGAAGACCGTCGAGCGTCTGCGCGTGTTCGGCGGGATCTGCTGCGACTTCGAGGTCGGCGGCCTCAATCCGGCCGCGGTCGAGGTCGCGTTGCGCACGGGCGCCAAGGTGGTCTGGATGCCGACCTTCTCGTCCGTCGTCGACCGCCGGAAGCTGCACCTGCCGGGGCCCGGCATTCCGCTGCTCGGAGAACGGGCGCGGCTCGTCCCGGAGGCGGAGGAGATCCTGCGTCTCGCACAGGCCCACGACGCCGTCGTCGCCACGGGGCACATCGACCTCCCGGAGCAGTTCGCGATCGTCGATGCGTCGCGGGAGATCGGCGTGCCGGTCGTCATGACGCACGCGCTCGAGACGCACATCGGGCCCGATCACACGCTCGAGCACGTGATCGAGCTGGCGGCGCGCGGCGCGATGATCGAGTTCACGTATCTGACGTGCATTCCCGGCGGCTTCGCCGCGAGCGAGACGCCGGAGGTGTTCGCCCGCGCCATGATGGCGGTCGGACCCGAGCGCGCGATCATGTCGACCGACTTCGGCCAGGCGCAGAGCCCGCGCCCCGCGATCGGCATGCGCATGTTCATCGAGGAGATGCTCGGCTGCGGCGTGCCCGCGGCGGCGATCGACGTCATGGCGCGCCGCAATCCGGCGCGTCTGCTGGGCCTGCGATGAGCGACGGTCCCCTGCGCATCGGGATCCTCGGCGCGGCGCGCATCGCGCCGATGGCGCTCATCCAGCCCGCGCGCCGCAACCTCGAGGCGGCGGTCGTGGGCATCGCCGCGCGCGATCCGGCGCGGGCGGCGGCGTTCGCCACGCGCTACGGCATCGAGCGGGCCTACGGTGACTACGACCACCTGCTGCGCGATTCGGCGATCGAAGCGGTCTACAACCCGCTCCCGAACTCGCTCCACGCGCCCTGGACGATCCGTGCGCTCGAAGCGGGAAAGCACGTCCTGTGCGAGAAGCCCTTCTCGGCGACGGTCGCGGAAGCCGAGGCCATGACGGACGCCGCAACCCGCGAGGGGCGCGTCCTCATGGAGGCGTTCCACTATCGGTACCACCCGCTCTTCGGGCGCCTGCGTGCCATCATCACGTCGGGCGAGATCGGGACGGTGCGCCACCTGGAAGCGACGTTCTGCATTCCGCTGCTCCGCCCGAGCGACATCCGCTGGCGCGCCGACCTCGCCGGCGGCGCGCTCATGGACACCGGCTGCTATGCCGTGCACCTCCTGCGCCACCTCTCCCAGGCGGAGCCCGAGATCCGCTCGGCGCAGGCGGCGTGGACGCGCGGCGGCGTCGATCGTTGGCTGCGTGCCGAGATGTCGTTCCCGAGCGGAGCCAGCGCGCGCCTCACGTGCGCGCTCCTTTCGGCACGCCTGCTCAGCATCCGCGCCCGCGTGATCGGCTCCGAGGGCCGGATCGACGTGCTCAACTTCGTCGCCCCGCAGTTCTTCCACCGGCTGCGGGTGAAGACGCCGTCGGGCAGTCGCTCCGAGCGCGTCGCGGGATCGCCCAGCTACGACTACCAGCTCCGCGCCTTCGTCGCCGCCGTCCGCAGCGGAGCCGCCGTGCCCACCGGTCCCGCCGACGCCATCGCCAACATGCGCGCGATCGCCGCCATCTACCGCGCCGCCGAACGATCAACGAGGTAGACACCTCGCCGCGCATGTCACCCGAGCATCACCATCCCGCCGTCGACCGGGATCGCCTGGCCGGTGATGAACCGCGAGGCATCGCTCGCGAGGAACACCATGAGGGGCGCGGCGTCGCCGTCCGGGTCGCCGAGCCTGCCGCCGAGCGGGATCACGAACGCCATCGACATGTCGTGGATGGTGCGCTCCTGCTCCGTCATCCGGGAGCGATACTCGTCGTACATCGGCGTCCAGATCGCCGGGACGACGCTGTTCACGCGGATGTGGTACTGGCCCCACTCCTGCGCGACCGTGCGGGTCCACGCCATGACGGCGGCCTTCGAGGCGGAGTAGTGCGCCGAGCCGCGCTGGCCGCGGATGCCGGCGCCGGAGCCGAAGTTGATGATCACGCCGCCGTGATCCTTCAGGTGCCGGAAGGCGGCCTGGTTCGTGTAGAGCGTTCCCTTCACGTTCACGCCGAAGACGAGATCCCATTCGGCATCCGGGATGCTCTCGGCGGGCGTCCCGCGCTCGACCGCGGCGACGTTCGCCAGCGCGTCGAGGCCGCCCATCGCGCGGGCCGCTTCGTCGACGGCGGCGTCGACCTCGTCGCGCTTGGCGATGTCGCAGTGGCGGTAGGTGACGCGCGGCCCCGCGGCGGCGGCGACCTCGGCGCCCTTGGCGTCGGCGACGTCGAGCGACCATACGGTCGCGCCCTCGCGGGCGTAGGCGCGCACGGTGGCGGCCGCGATGCCGCTCGCGCCGCCGGTGACGATGATCCGCTTGCCGGCGAGAAGCATGGTGCGGGCTCCTGTTCCTAGAGGTAGCGCTTGCCGAGCACTCGGCCGTCCGGCGCCATGTCGTAGACGAGGGGAACGCCGGTCGGGATCTCGAGCTCGAGCACTTGCTCGCGCGTGAGGCCGTCCAGGTGCATGACGAGCGCGCGCAGGGAGTTGCCGTGCGC
Proteins encoded:
- a CDS encoding right-handed parallel beta-helix repeat-containing protein, encoding MEARRVFWVVASVLAAAVHAAPAGATVPCTVPATLAVVSDNRSADGSVMLTVSGERVATSGACDNGTTGFATSYSTTIVCDGPGIVKCGRVPGLAPGLWIHRVTAQVAGSAFQVQAQRGVILGGPGSLVSNVVEWTIFGRSFVVTQATDASLFAQLDAAQAYTASSGRPALVRFDRNTFPGAGSPQTIAVKPACLTQDDAICTPDHRATGYCLEGSDVTVDALDNDALPGAVVVDAGTCTRSLLRIYGSDNVLRGLVLRGSQKQSPVTAIDTIAISGLGARRNRLEECTVVGPTLGDAISVEANAGAPDGLPDPENVITGGEITGAEDKGIKVVGGGMAHVERSCIHDNANGGIQATLGGTVTAIENVVQHNVGGAAQNGLFVGVPETVGAANALTTRGNVVRFNGNRGISVVNNGAAVLVGDVVANNYQAGIRVETTLPNVHPTASVRGAGFTCNYAPGACFNSPGAFCREDGECTSGCIPGGGAARGVGAALAACTDPGCQEPSVDFGTSAGTAGRNALALNANPMGLPPGGINFSSALTAGPIAAAGNQWEHCDTPAPDPMDPNACYVDQAQMLDVRLGPGAAGVDLGAPPSPRHGPTPVVTAITPPRPYAGQLVRVYGGPFNAVDGAACQPNGLPADACSAENSAVATTNAAAVEGNRVTVTIGGQALAAEVHQVTPGMLVFKMPVDCFAQAVFTVARGSATSNPVMICDPDGCADRPVGAPCDDDSVCSDGDVCGLDGMCKNGPAIPCGGQCVLAACDPLTGCMPAPADTPCEDGDPCTAGDHCTGSDLACESGGPNPCVGQCLTGTCDPLVGCRPADELTSCDDGDACTTGDHCTGFDGGCTGKLVDCDDGKECTFDFCDPASGCLHEDLDPGTPCTTNDACHPGSACRAGECDPGGAISCDDGDACTVDVCEPESGCTNTPPPGILATTCHFDRLRALVGRVPASSAALAKKLGARIGCSEDRVTAAAGAPAGSRRQKRLARRGLRCASRVVDLARNAKGLEATLQQALVGEAETTRDAIRATFRLP
- a CDS encoding DUF6282 family protein, translated to MPGLADELVVGAIDMHCHHGPDPHRARSVDAMEAAQEADVQGLAAIVLKSHAYPTGPVAILMQKTVERLRVFGGICCDFEVGGLNPAAVEVALRTGAKVVWMPTFSSVVDRRKLHLPGPGIPLLGERARLVPEAEEILRLAQAHDAVVATGHIDLPEQFAIVDASREIGVPVVMTHALETHIGPDHTLEHVIELAARGAMIEFTYLTCIPGGFAASETPEVFARAMMAVGPERAIMSTDFGQAQSPRPAIGMRMFIEEMLGCGVPAAAIDVMARRNPARLLGLR
- a CDS encoding Gfo/Idh/MocA family oxidoreductase, whose protein sequence is MSDGPLRIGILGAARIAPMALIQPARRNLEAAVVGIAARDPARAAAFATRYGIERAYGDYDHLLRDSAIEAVYNPLPNSLHAPWTIRALEAGKHVLCEKPFSATVAEAEAMTDAATREGRVLMEAFHYRYHPLFGRLRAIITSGEIGTVRHLEATFCIPLLRPSDIRWRADLAGGALMDTGCYAVHLLRHLSQAEPEIRSAQAAWTRGGVDRWLRAEMSFPSGASARLTCALLSARLLSIRARVIGSEGRIDVLNFVAPQFFHRLRVKTPSGSRSERVAGSPSYDYQLRAFVAAVRSGAAVPTGPADAIANMRAIAAIYRAAERSTR
- a CDS encoding SDR family NAD(P)-dependent oxidoreductase, with the translated sequence MLLAGKRIIVTGGASGIAAATVRAYAREGATVWSLDVADAKGAEVAAAAGPRVTYRHCDIAKRDEVDAAVDEAARAMGGLDALANVAAVERGTPAESIPDAEWDLVFGVNVKGTLYTNQAAFRHLKDHGGVIINFGSGAGIRGQRGSAHYSASKAAVMAWTRTVAQEWGQYHIRVNSVVPAIWTPMYDEYRSRMTEQERTIHDMSMAFVIPLGGRLGDPDGDAAPLMVFLASDASRFITGQAIPVDGGMVMLG